A genomic window from Paramormyrops kingsleyae isolate MSU_618 chromosome 23, PKINGS_0.4, whole genome shotgun sequence includes:
- the LOC111854304 gene encoding gap junction beta-4 protein-like, giving the protein MNWAFLQGLLSGVNKYSTAFGRIWLSVVFIFRVLVFVVAAEKVWSDEQSNFKCNTLQPGCLNVCYDEFFPVLHTRLWALQLIFVTCPSLLVVLHVAYRMDREHKHTLKYGEGCTHLYADANKKRGGLWWTYLLSLVFKVAVDAVFIFLVWYIYKVKFFPLLVVCNESPCPPNVHCYISRPTEKRIFTIFMVVTSFICILLTLCEIVYLVGKRCFECLSKNRRRRPFIMPIFPASKENKHFESQQLKVANHNEVEASAPVYNTAVTKL; this is encoded by the coding sequence ATGAACTGGGCGTTCCTCCAGGGCCTCCTCAGCGGGGTCAACAAGTACTCCACTGCATTCGGCCGCATCTGGCTCTCCGTGGTCTTCATCTTCCGGGTATTGGTGTTCGTGGTGGCGGCAGAGAAGGTGTGGAGCGACGAGCAGAGCAACTTCAAGTGCAACACGCTACAGCCTGGCTGCCTCAATGTCTGCTACGACGAGTTCTTCCCAGTGCTCCACACGCGTCTGTGGGCCCTGCAGCTCATCTTTGTCACCTGTCCCTCGCTGCTGGTGGTCCTGCACGTGGCGTACCGCATGGACCGCGAGCACAAGCACACGCTCAAGTACGGCGAGGGCTGCACCCACCTCTACGCCGATGCCAACAAGAAGCGCGGCGGCCTGTGGTGGACCTACCTCCTGAGCCTCGTCTTTAAGGTAGCGGTGGACGCCGTCTTCATTTTCCTGGTCTGGTACATCTACAAGGTCAAGTTCTTCCCCCTGCTGGTCGTGTGTAACGAGAGTCCCTGCCCTCCCAATGTTCACTGCTACATCTCCAGACCCACAGAGAAACGCATCTTCACCATCTTCATGGTAGTCACCAGCTTCATTTGCATCCTGCTAACCCTCTGTGAGATCGTTTACCTGGTGGGAAAACGCTGCTTCGAGTGCCTCTCGAAAAATCGACGCAGGCGTCCCTTCATCATGCCCATCTTCCCAGCCAGCAAGGAAAACAAACACTTCGAGTCCCAGCAGCTGAAGGTTGCCAACCACAACGAAGTCGAGGCCTCAGCTCCTGTGTATAACACAGCTGTCACCAAACTTTAG